Proteins from a single region of Bos indicus x Bos taurus breed Angus x Brahman F1 hybrid chromosome 29, Bos_hybrid_MaternalHap_v2.0, whole genome shotgun sequence:
- the LOC113886377 gene encoding olfactory receptor 147-like, translating into MAPGNGSSVTQFIFLGLTDQPDLQLPLFFLFLVMYMVTVMGNLGLLILIGLSSHLYMPMYFFLFNLSFIYLCYSSVFTLKMLINLISKKNIISYMGCMTQLYFLSFFVISECYVLISMAYDRYVAICNPLLYNVAMTPKVCSSLMLGSYFMAFAGAMVLTECMLRLTFCEANTINHYMCDIMPLLKLSCTSTYVNELVDSIIAEFNVIVPSITIFVSYVFIFSNILQISSKEGRSKVFGTCSSHVIAVSLFFGSISFVYLKPSSAVSMDEGKISSVFYTNMVPLLNPLIYSLRNEDVKLALRKTLPRWF; encoded by the coding sequence ATGGCTCCAGGAAATGGCTCTTCTGTGACTCAGTTCATTTTTTTGGGATTAACAGACCAACCAGATCTCCAGCTCCcgctcttcttcctctttctagtAATGTATATGGTCACTGTGATGGGAAATTTGGGCTTGTTAATCCTTATTGGGCTGAGTTCACACCTATATAtgcccatgtactttttcctctttaACTTGTCCTTCATATATCTGTGTTACTCTTCTGTGTTTACACTCAAAATGCTGATTAACTTAATATCAAAGAAGAATATTATTTCTTACATGGGGTGCATGACCCAGctctattttctcagtttttttgtCATTTCCGAATGCTATGTGCTGATCTCAATGGCCTATgatcgctatgtggccatctgtaaccCACTTTTGTATAATGTTGCCATGACCCCTAAAGTGTGTTCCAGCCTTATGCTCGGTTCATACTTCATGGCATTTGCTGGTGCCATGGTTCTCACTGAATGCATGCTGAGACTGACCTTCTGTGAGGCAAACACCATCAACCATTATATGTGTGATATCATGCCTCTGCTCAAGCTCTCCTGCACAAGCACCTATGTCAATGAGCTGGTAGATTCCATTATAGCAGAGTTCAATGTCATTGTGCCCAGTAtcaccatctttgtctcttatgTTTTCATCTTCTCCAACATCCTTCAGATCAGCTCCAAAGAGGGCAGATCCAAAGTCTTTGGCACCTGCAGTTCCCACGTCATTgctgtttctctcttctttggaTCAATTTCATTTGTGTATCTCAAACCATCTTCTGCTGTGTCTATGGATGAAGGAAAAATCTCTTCTGTTTTTTACACTAATATGGTTCCTTTGCTGAACCCCTTAATCTACAGTTTGAGGAACGAAGATGTTAAACTTGCTCTGAGAAAAACCCTGCCTAGATGGTTTTGA